ATAGAGAGAAATTTAAATCTCACTAAGGAATTTTTACTAGAATATAGTCTAATTATTTTAAAAATACTGATCATAAAAACCTCATCATTCTTTATATCGAATTCGAATGAATACAGAAAAGCCCATGAACTCATCTTCCAATAGATATTTGGGAGACGAGTTCTGTTCTTAAACGGGTAACCAACAATATTCTACTTACCACAGCATTTCTTAAACTTCTTTCCACTCCCGCACCAACAAGGCTCATTTCGCCCCATTTTACGTGAAGAGCTAATGGTTGGAGTATCTACCACTTGTTGGGTTGTCGCTTTCCCTGAAGTATAGTACCACTGCGAATCGTCTTTAATAAATTGAGAATGTTCTTCCAAAATCGTTTGTTCCATTCCCTCTTTATAGTACGCTTTAAAGTGGACCTCCCCATTATCTTGACTCATATTTGAAGAGATCACATCTAATTTAGTATATGTTACTGCATCACACCATGCCTTTAGATCAGACATCGTATTTGGCTTCTCTATACGTTCAGTATCTAATATATAAGAAACTTCGCCTAATGAAAAAGCAGTAAAGCGAGATCTCATTAATGTCTCTGGACTATCCGCAACCTCTTTTCTTGAAATATAGCGACCACAACAATCATTGTAGTCATCAATCTTCCCACAAACACACATAAATATTCTATTTTAAAAATCTTTTTAATAATCCTTTATACGAATCGATTCTTCGATCTCTAAAGAAAGGCCACCATCTTCGGACCTGTTCACATCTCTCCATATTTAACGATACCACTTCTGTAGCTTCGCTATCCTGTCCCGCTTCAAATAGAAGTTCTCCTTGAGGGCCAGCAACAAAACTATTGCCCCAAAATTGAATACCAGAAGTAGCTTTCGAAGAATCCAACTCTCTTCCTACCCTATTCACTGAAATCACAGGGATACCATTTGCTATGGCATGTGCACGCTGTGAGATAACCCAAGCATCACACTGCCTCTTTTGTTCGGCCTGGTCATCCATATCAGACCAACCTATAGCTGTTGGATAAATCAATACTTCTGCTCCAGCAAGAGCCATAAGACGTGCAGCTTCAGGATACCATTGATCCCAACAAATTAAGACCCCCAAACATCCAACCGAAGTATCAATCGGTTCATATCCTAGATCGCCAGGAGTGAAATAGAATTTCTCATAAAACCCAGGATCATCTGGTATATGCATCTTTCTATAAGTCCCTGCAATAGTACCATCATTTTCAAAAACAACAGCAGTATTATGATATAACCCAGCACTACGCTTTTCAAACAGCGAAGTCACCAAAACCACCTTATATTTTTTAGCAATTGCTCCATAGAAAGAGGTCGACGGCCCAGGTATTGTCTCTGCAAGGTCAAAAAGATCGGGATCTTCTGTTTGACAAAAATAGGGTGTATTATGAAGCTCTTGTAATACAATCAAATTAGCACCTTCTGAAGCTAATTGCGCTATCTTCATCTCTAAGGCTCTTTTGTTGTCTTCAACAAGAGCCACACATCGTTGTTGGATTAAACCAACCTGAATCGATTTTTTCATCTTATTCAGAATATATTACATCAAAATAAAACCTTCTGGATATTGCATTGTAACACAATGCAAAGAACCATGTTGCTTGATTAAAACACGACAATCTATACCAATCACCTTCCTTTCAGGAAAACAATCTTGTAATATAGAAACAGCTTCTTCATCCTTCTCATCCTGATATGTAGGAACCAAAACAGCTCCATTTAATATCAAAAAGTTGGCGTAAGTCGCAGGAAGCCTCATCTTCTCATCATATTTTGCAGAGGGCCAAGGTAAAGCAACCAGATTATATGGCTGACCATCACGATCTCGGAATCGGGATAACTCTTTTTTCATGGCATCCAACACTTTATAATGATCATCATTAGGGTCATCGCATGACT
The Prolixibacteraceae bacterium DNA segment above includes these coding regions:
- a CDS encoding carbon-nitrogen hydrolase, whose product is MQVGLIQQRCVALVEDNKRALEMKIAQLASEGANLIVLQELHNTPYFCQTEDPDLFDLAETIPGPSTSFYGAIAKKYKVVLVTSLFEKRSAGLYHNTAVVFENDGTIAGTYRKMHIPDDPGFYEKFYFTPGDLGYEPIDTSVGCLGVLICWDQWYPEAARLMALAGAEVLIYPTAIGWSDMDDQAEQKRQCDAWVISQRAHAIANGIPVISVNRVGRELDSSKATSGIQFWGNSFVAGPQGELLFEAGQDSEATEVVSLNMERCEQVRRWWPFFRDRRIDSYKGLLKRFLK
- a CDS encoding SEC-C domain-containing protein, whose translation is MCVCGKIDDYNDCCGRYISRKEVADSPETLMRSRFTAFSLGEVSYILDTERIEKPNTMSDLKAWCDAVTYTKLDVISSNMSQDNGEVHFKAYYKEGMEQTILEEHSQFIKDDSQWYYTSGKATTQQVVDTPTISSSRKMGRNEPCWCGSGKKFKKCCGK